One window from the genome of Salvelinus fontinalis isolate EN_2023a chromosome 3, ASM2944872v1, whole genome shotgun sequence encodes:
- the ddit3 gene encoding DNA damage-inducible transcript 3 protein isoform X1, with amino-acid sequence MTAEWLHLPPPYPPGVGPLCGAESYPPGVGPLCGAESYPPGVGPLCGAELEAWYEDLQDILGSDGGGAKLARAPPCSEKEPEFLDVLESCSLTWLTDGVGVGVVGEAWDGGEGVQRVTIPEEPPTHPLHHISSNTSRPSPAEERAERQGDREGGRDGERGGSGGGDLLPPEFFELLNEGGVGMVETGGVGMVETGGVGMVETGGVGMVETGGVGMVETGGVGMVETGGVGMVETGGVSMVETGGIMVSGSYHHHQLHHHSDNLQQPESPSASEEENTCVPDSPSCSSSASPSTSLNCSPPSSPTSTSFSSSRQDKRKRGNSLSFPSSGSHSSSSSSSAKKSRRERDQENERKVQELTDQNERLKAEIDRLGEEVQRTRRALIERLVNTRK; translated from the exons ATGACTGCCGAGTGGCTTCACCTGCCCCCTCCGTACCCCCCAGGTGTGGGACCGCTGTGTGGTGCAGAGTCTTACCCCCCCGGTGTGGGGCCGCTGTGTGGTGCAGAGTCGTACCCCCCCGGTGTGGGGCCGCTGTGTGGTGCAGAGTTGGAGGCGTGGTATGAGGACCTGCAGGATATACTGGGATCAGACGGGGGCGGGGCCAAACTGGCGCGTGCCCCTCCCTGCTCTGAG AAGGAGCCGGAGTTCCTAGATGTTCTGGAGAGCTGTTCCCTGACATGGCTGACAGACGGGGTGGGAGTGGGTGTCGTGGGGGAGGCGTGGGACGGAGGTGAGGGGGTCCAGAGGGTCACGATCCCGGAGGAGCCTCCTACCCATCCACTCCACCACATCTCCTCCAACACCTCCCGTCCGAGTCCAGCTGAGGAAAGGGCAGAGaggcagggggacagagagggagggagggatggagaaagaggtgGCTCTGGAGGAGGGGACCTGTTGCCCCCAGAGTTCTTTGAGTTGCTGAACGAGGGAGGGGTGGGcatggtggagacaggaggggtgggcatggtggagacaggaggggtgggcatggtggagacaggaggggtgggcatggtggagacaggaggggtgggcatggtggagacaggaggggtgggcatggtggagacaggaggggtgggcatggtggagacaggaggggtgagcatggtggagacaggagggatcaTGGTGAGCGGTAGCTACCACCATCATCAGCTTCATCATCACTCCGACAATCTCCAACAACCTGAGTCTCCCTCCGCCAGCGAGGAGGAAAACACCTGCGTCCCagactctccctcctgctcttccTCCGCCTCTCCGTCCACCTCTCTCAActgctctcctccttcctctcctactAGCACCTCGTTCTCCTCGTCTCGGCAGGACAAACGCAAGAGGGGCAACTCTCTGTCCTTCCCTTCCTCCGGCTCacactcatcctcctcttcctcttctgcgaagaagagcaggagagagagggatcaggAGAACGAGAGGAAGGTGCAGGAGCTGACAGATCAGAACGAGAGGTTGAAAGCAGAGATAGACAGACTGGGAGAGGAGGTGCAGAGGACACGCCGAGCCCTGATAGAGAGATTAGTTAACACCAGGAagtga
- the ddit3 gene encoding DNA damage-inducible transcript 3 protein isoform X2: protein MTAEWLHLPPPYPPGVGPLCGAESYPPGVGPLCGAESYPPGVGPLCGAELEAWYEDLQDILGSDGGGAKLARAPPCSEEPEFLDVLESCSLTWLTDGVGVGVVGEAWDGGEGVQRVTIPEEPPTHPLHHISSNTSRPSPAEERAERQGDREGGRDGERGGSGGGDLLPPEFFELLNEGGVGMVETGGVGMVETGGVGMVETGGVGMVETGGVGMVETGGVGMVETGGVGMVETGGVSMVETGGIMVSGSYHHHQLHHHSDNLQQPESPSASEEENTCVPDSPSCSSSASPSTSLNCSPPSSPTSTSFSSSRQDKRKRGNSLSFPSSGSHSSSSSSSAKKSRRERDQENERKVQELTDQNERLKAEIDRLGEEVQRTRRALIERLVNTRK, encoded by the exons ATGACTGCCGAGTGGCTTCACCTGCCCCCTCCGTACCCCCCAGGTGTGGGACCGCTGTGTGGTGCAGAGTCTTACCCCCCCGGTGTGGGGCCGCTGTGTGGTGCAGAGTCGTACCCCCCCGGTGTGGGGCCGCTGTGTGGTGCAGAGTTGGAGGCGTGGTATGAGGACCTGCAGGATATACTGGGATCAGACGGGGGCGGGGCCAAACTGGCGCGTGCCCCTCCCTGCTCTGAG GAGCCGGAGTTCCTAGATGTTCTGGAGAGCTGTTCCCTGACATGGCTGACAGACGGGGTGGGAGTGGGTGTCGTGGGGGAGGCGTGGGACGGAGGTGAGGGGGTCCAGAGGGTCACGATCCCGGAGGAGCCTCCTACCCATCCACTCCACCACATCTCCTCCAACACCTCCCGTCCGAGTCCAGCTGAGGAAAGGGCAGAGaggcagggggacagagagggagggagggatggagaaagaggtgGCTCTGGAGGAGGGGACCTGTTGCCCCCAGAGTTCTTTGAGTTGCTGAACGAGGGAGGGGTGGGcatggtggagacaggaggggtgggcatggtggagacaggaggggtgggcatggtggagacaggaggggtgggcatggtggagacaggaggggtgggcatggtggagacaggaggggtgggcatggtggagacaggaggggtgggcatggtggagacaggaggggtgagcatggtggagacaggagggatcaTGGTGAGCGGTAGCTACCACCATCATCAGCTTCATCATCACTCCGACAATCTCCAACAACCTGAGTCTCCCTCCGCCAGCGAGGAGGAAAACACCTGCGTCCCagactctccctcctgctcttccTCCGCCTCTCCGTCCACCTCTCTCAActgctctcctccttcctctcctactAGCACCTCGTTCTCCTCGTCTCGGCAGGACAAACGCAAGAGGGGCAACTCTCTGTCCTTCCCTTCCTCCGGCTCacactcatcctcctcttcctcttctgcgaagaagagcaggagagagagggatcaggAGAACGAGAGGAAGGTGCAGGAGCTGACAGATCAGAACGAGAGGTTGAAAGCAGAGATAGACAGACTGGGAGAGGAGGTGCAGAGGACACGCCGAGCCCTGATAGAGAGATTAGTTAACACCAGGAagtga